One window from the genome of Treponema sp. OMZ 838 encodes:
- a CDS encoding XdhC family protein, with translation MDTEILKYITADTANGITGVLCTIIEAHGSSPREAGTSMWVTPERIRGTVGGGGSEHEVIKQAREMLKTGDTTCIIKKNLTAEEGLACGGSIQVYLEKIGNDPELFIFGGGHVGRALAKIASFIGFRVTVWDDRADCITEDLFPTARRLCCPLEQLFLKETAASGQNNQAAHDNSPSCGIAAPQEAVPASHTVLQFHENVYCVAVTRGHRCDADVLRYLCGKKLAYIGMIGSFEKNAAVVKLLADEGIGKEYLDSIYKPIGLPIRAETPEEIAVSIAAELIAVRHHGNPALLRRGYTESRHG, from the coding sequence ATGGATACTGAGATTTTAAAGTATATTACAGCCGATACGGCAAATGGTATTACGGGCGTATTATGCACAATTATCGAAGCGCATGGTTCTTCGCCGCGGGAAGCCGGAACGTCGATGTGGGTAACTCCGGAGCGTATCCGCGGTACGGTAGGCGGCGGTGGTTCCGAACATGAAGTTATCAAACAGGCACGTGAAATGCTGAAAACAGGCGATACTACCTGTATCATAAAGAAAAATCTTACTGCAGAGGAAGGTCTCGCGTGCGGAGGTTCTATCCAAGTGTATCTTGAAAAGATCGGGAATGATCCTGAACTGTTTATCTTCGGCGGCGGACACGTCGGCCGTGCGCTTGCGAAGATTGCCTCTTTTATCGGTTTCCGCGTTACCGTTTGGGATGACCGTGCCGATTGTATTACGGAAGATTTGTTTCCGACAGCGCGGCGGCTCTGTTGTCCGCTGGAACAGCTCTTTCTCAAAGAAACGGCTGCATCGGGTCAAAATAATCAGGCAGCGCACGATAATTCGCCGTCCTGCGGCATCGCTGCGCCTCAAGAAGCTGTACCGGCATCTCATACCGTCCTACAGTTTCACGAAAATGTATACTGTGTTGCGGTAACCCGCGGGCATCGCTGCGATGCGGATGTCTTGCGGTATCTGTGCGGTAAGAAACTTGCCTATATCGGCATGATCGGCTCATTTGAAAAAAATGCTGCGGTTGTAAAGCTGCTTGCCGATGAAGGTATCGGCAAAGAGTACCTCGATTCCATCTATAAACCGATCGGGCTGCCCATCAGAGCAGAAACACCTGAAGAAATTGCCGTTTCCATCGCTGCCGAGCTTATCGCTGTCCGTCACCACGGAAACCCCGCACTATTACGCAGAGGCTACACCGAATCCCGTCACGGATAG
- the dnaE gene encoding DNA polymerase III subunit alpha, with amino-acid sequence MPQDFVHLHVHSDYSLLDGASSIKQLVTTAKNLGQTALALTDHGNMFAALRFFRECKAQGIKPVIGCEVYVANGSRFGKPENTNTGVRKYFHLILLAETETGYRNLMVLCSKGYTEGMYYKPRIDEELLTQYSEGLICLSACLAGELPSLLLQGKKAEAEAHVRRYRSIFGIDNYFIELQKHGIADEEKVAPMLIEIARKIGVPMVVTNDAHYAEQKDAVAQDILLCIGTKKNRSDTNRMKFETDQFYLKSAEEMEKLFPGYPEMLSNTCRIADRCNFEIPQPGPLLPVYQIPEDFATKEEYITHLVHEGLKKRYNPVTEEMTQRADYELGIIMKMDFVGYFLIVWDFINWAKEHGIPVGPGRGSGAGSIVAYAMRITDIDPLKYKLLFERFLNPERISMPDFDVDFCFERRQEVIDYVRRKYGDESVGQIITFGTLKPKAAIKDVGRVLEIPLGEVNAITKMMPSDPKLTFEKAFADVPELAEMRSDPRYTELFSIAEKLEDLNRNTSLHAAGIVIGKTKLTDYVPLYKDSKTGKTASQFTMDLIEDCGLVKMDFLGLKTLTLIKHTEDLIKKRGGEYANFSIAQIDEQDAATFKMLGEGKSAAVFQFESQGMQNILKRAKPDKIEDLIALNALYRPGPMAYIDQFIESKFDASKIQYPDPCLEDILSETYGVIVYQEQVMQVAQRIGGYSLGQADLLRRAMGKKKKEVMEKEKTRFIEGAVKNNFKEKDADRIFEILIPFAGYGFNKSHAAAYSVLAYQTAYLKANFPAEFMAANLTNEITSTDKLPEYISEANKMGLALHAPDINTSEEYFSVYEGDIVFGLLGIKGVGEQAARDIVAERTAHGPYKSFIDFLDRLDLHTVNKKNLEVLIKTGCFDKLGQNRSELLDNLEAAMAFSAQKKAGSAVGQTSLFEDTGIKEFSDFTFKPVNDLPQKEKLRIEKELMGFYISGHPLDEYKKAIDRSATLELINFRRAQKEKLYTIVGMITGIRPYQTKNGKWMGFGTFEDRTGTIDLTFFSKVWEENRANALPETVCGLIGKVDCSRDTPSFLVESMVSIDELKERSIKEVHLELDPLIETDLQFQPLKDFLFGAQGTCDIFIHITDNDTVYQVKGSSQLKVSSSDEFIEQLGKQPGVLQVWKE; translated from the coding sequence ATGCCTCAAGATTTTGTTCATTTACACGTGCACTCCGACTATTCGCTGTTGGATGGTGCTTCTTCGATAAAACAACTGGTAACAACCGCTAAAAACCTCGGACAAACAGCCCTTGCGCTGACCGACCACGGCAATATGTTTGCCGCCTTGCGCTTTTTCCGTGAATGTAAGGCGCAGGGGATAAAGCCGGTTATCGGCTGCGAAGTATATGTTGCGAACGGCAGCCGCTTCGGAAAGCCGGAGAATACCAATACCGGCGTCCGCAAATACTTTCACCTTATCCTGCTTGCCGAAACCGAAACCGGCTACCGGAATTTGATGGTGCTGTGCTCCAAAGGTTACACCGAGGGAATGTACTATAAACCGCGTATTGACGAGGAGCTGCTGACACAGTATTCGGAGGGGCTTATCTGCCTTTCAGCCTGTCTTGCGGGGGAATTACCGTCGCTGCTGTTGCAGGGTAAAAAGGCTGAAGCTGAAGCGCATGTCAGGCGCTACCGCAGCATATTCGGTATCGACAATTACTTTATCGAGCTGCAAAAGCATGGCATCGCCGACGAGGAGAAGGTTGCGCCGATGCTGATTGAAATAGCACGCAAGATAGGCGTGCCGATGGTGGTAACGAACGATGCTCACTATGCGGAGCAAAAGGATGCGGTTGCGCAGGATATCCTTCTCTGTATCGGCACAAAAAAGAACCGCTCCGACACCAACCGCATGAAGTTTGAAACCGATCAATTCTATCTCAAATCGGCGGAGGAGATGGAAAAGCTCTTTCCCGGTTATCCCGAAATGCTGTCCAATACCTGCCGCATCGCGGATCGCTGTAATTTCGAAATTCCGCAGCCGGGGCCGCTCCTTCCCGTGTATCAGATACCGGAAGATTTCGCGACAAAAGAAGAGTACATCACCCACCTCGTGCACGAGGGCTTAAAAAAACGCTACAATCCCGTTACCGAAGAGATGACCCAACGCGCCGACTATGAACTCGGTATTATCATGAAGATGGACTTTGTCGGGTACTTTCTTATCGTATGGGATTTTATCAACTGGGCGAAGGAGCACGGCATTCCGGTTGGGCCGGGGCGCGGTTCCGGGGCGGGTTCCATTGTCGCCTACGCGATGCGGATCACCGACATCGACCCGCTTAAATACAAGCTGCTGTTTGAACGCTTCCTTAATCCCGAACGTATTTCCATGCCGGACTTTGACGTTGACTTCTGCTTCGAACGGCGGCAGGAGGTTATCGACTATGTCCGCAGAAAATACGGTGATGAAAGCGTCGGGCAGATTATCACGTTTGGAACATTGAAGCCGAAAGCCGCAATCAAGGATGTCGGGCGGGTGTTGGAAATTCCGCTTGGCGAGGTAAATGCCATCACCAAAATGATGCCTTCCGATCCCAAGCTCACGTTTGAAAAGGCCTTTGCGGATGTCCCCGAACTCGCCGAAATGCGCTCCGACCCGCGGTACACGGAGCTTTTTTCCATTGCGGAAAAGCTTGAAGACCTCAACCGGAACACGAGCCTCCATGCGGCGGGTATTGTTATCGGTAAAACGAAGCTGACCGATTATGTCCCGCTGTACAAGGATTCCAAGACAGGCAAGACCGCCTCTCAGTTTACGATGGATCTAATAGAAGATTGCGGTTTGGTAAAGATGGACTTCCTCGGGCTCAAGACGCTGACGCTGATTAAGCACACGGAAGACCTTATCAAAAAGCGGGGAGGGGAGTACGCGAACTTCTCCATTGCGCAGATCGATGAACAGGATGCGGCGACGTTTAAAATGCTCGGCGAAGGAAAGTCCGCCGCGGTCTTTCAGTTTGAAAGTCAGGGTATGCAGAACATCTTGAAACGTGCAAAGCCCGATAAAATAGAAGACCTCATCGCGTTAAACGCTCTCTACCGTCCCGGTCCGATGGCCTATATCGATCAATTTATTGAATCGAAATTCGATGCATCGAAAATTCAATATCCCGACCCTTGCCTCGAAGACATATTGTCGGAAACCTACGGCGTTATCGTCTATCAGGAACAGGTTATGCAGGTAGCGCAGCGTATCGGCGGCTACAGCCTCGGTCAAGCGGACTTGCTGCGGCGCGCAATGGGAAAGAAGAAAAAAGAGGTTATGGAAAAGGAGAAAACGCGGTTTATCGAAGGCGCCGTAAAAAACAATTTTAAGGAAAAAGACGCCGACCGTATCTTTGAAATTCTGATTCCTTTTGCCGGTTACGGATTTAACAAGAGCCATGCCGCCGCTTATTCGGTGCTGGCGTATCAAACCGCCTATCTCAAGGCGAATTTTCCTGCGGAATTTATGGCGGCGAACCTCACCAACGAGATTACCTCGACGGATAAGCTGCCGGAGTATATCAGTGAAGCGAACAAGATGGGGCTTGCCCTCCATGCGCCCGACATCAATACCTCGGAAGAATATTTTTCGGTCTATGAAGGAGATATCGTATTCGGGCTGCTCGGTATTAAGGGGGTAGGGGAGCAAGCTGCCCGCGATATTGTCGCTGAACGCACTGCGCACGGCCCCTACAAGTCGTTTATCGATTTTCTCGACCGGCTGGATCTACATACCGTGAATAAAAAGAACTTGGAAGTGCTCATCAAGACGGGGTGCTTCGATAAGCTGGGACAAAACCGTTCCGAGCTGCTGGATAATCTTGAAGCGGCAATGGCGTTCAGCGCGCAGAAAAAAGCGGGATCGGCAGTCGGTCAAACCAGCCTGTTTGAGGATACCGGCATTAAAGAGTTTTCCGATTTTACCTTTAAGCCGGTCAACGATTTGCCGCAAAAGGAAAAGCTCCGTATCGAAAAGGAGCTGATGGGCTTTTATATTTCCGGCCATCCCCTCGATGAGTACAAAAAGGCGATTGACCGCAGCGCTACCTTGGAGCTGATTAATTTCCGGCGTGCACAGAAAGAAAAGCTGTATACCATCGTCGGGATGATTACCGGCATCCGCCCCTATCAGACTAAAAACGGCAAATGGATGGGATTCGGCACCTTTGAAGACCGTACCGGAACCATCGATTTAACCTTCTTTTCCAAGGTGTGGGAAGAAAACCGCGCCAATGCGCTGCCTGAAACAGTGTGCGGCCTTATCGGGAAAGTGGACTGCTCGCGCGATACGCCGTCGTTCCTCGTTGAATCGATGGTCAGCATCGATGAGCTGAAAGAGCGTTCGATTAAAGAGGTACATCTTGAGCTTGATCCGCTCATCGAAACCGATTTACAGTTTCAGCCGCTCAAGGATTTCCTCTTCGGTGCGCAAGGTACCTGCGATATTTTTATCCATATTACCGATAACGATACCGTCTATCAAGTGAAAGGCTCTTCGCAGCTGAAAGTATCTTCTTCCGATGAATTTATCGAACAGCTGGGGAAGCAGCCGGGGGTTCTTCAGGTCTGGAAAGAATGA
- a CDS encoding leucine-rich repeat domain-containing protein: protein MKQKRSIMCTLLVPVLLCTIGLSSLYAQRANPSTDFKYDLNEKEDGIVIQQYLGESKDVVIPTEIEEIPVKEIGPEAFYRYGFYLSSIIFPENLESIDETAFPNSNFTSLTFPKGLKNIGASAFYGCNNLISVTFLGEVKSIDKGAFAKCARLQSVTFQEKVKSVGEKAFYDCNNLTSVTFHGEVDTIGKRAFSCHYYYDDDTSLTTVTFHKEVGSIGEEAFADCIKLSSVTFEGKVNNIGEKAFSGCKNLTSVVFPEGLKNINEQAFSMCGLTSVAFPEGLISIGEKAFSDCENLAAVQLPQNTISYGENVFQNCPRLSLKERQKIKQAGYTGEF, encoded by the coding sequence ATGAAACAGAAAAGAAGTATTATGTGTACTTTGTTGGTCCCCGTCCTGCTGTGCACCATAGGACTAAGCAGCTTATATGCACAGAGAGCAAATCCGAGTACTGATTTTAAGTACGACTTAAATGAGAAAGAAGACGGTATTGTTATTCAGCAGTATTTAGGAGAAAGCAAAGATGTGGTCATTCCTACCGAAATTGAAGAAATACCGGTAAAAGAAATCGGGCCGGAGGCTTTTTATCGCTATGGCTTTTATTTATCATCGATTATCTTCCCGGAGAACCTTGAAAGTATCGATGAAACCGCTTTTCCCAACAGTAATTTCACATCGCTTACTTTCCCTAAAGGGCTTAAAAATATTGGTGCATCGGCTTTTTATGGCTGCAATAATTTGATATCAGTTACTTTCCTGGGCGAAGTTAAAAGTATCGATAAAGGGGCTTTTGCAAAATGCGCTCGGTTACAATCAGTTACATTCCAAGAAAAGGTTAAAAGTGTCGGAGAGAAAGCTTTTTATGACTGCAATAATTTGACATCAGTTACGTTCCATGGAGAAGTCGATACTATCGGCAAACGGGCTTTCTCATGTCACTATTATTATGATGATGATACCAGTCTTACAACAGTTACTTTCCACAAAGAAGTTGGAAGTATCGGCGAAGAGGCTTTTGCAGATTGCATCAAGCTGTCATCGGTTACTTTTGAAGGAAAAGTCAACAATATCGGAGAAAAGGCTTTTTCAGGATGTAAAAATTTAACTTCAGTTGTTTTCCCTGAAGGACTTAAAAATATTAATGAACAGGCTTTTTCAATGTGCGGTTTAACGTCAGTAGCTTTCCCGGAAGGGCTTATCAGTATCGGCGAAAAGGCTTTTTCAGACTGCGAGAATTTAGCTGCCGTACAGCTTCCTCAAAATACCATCTCCTATGGAGAAAATGTTTTCCAAAATTGTCCAAGACTTTCATTAAAAGAACGCCAAAAAATAAAGCAAGCAGGTTATACCGGCGAGTTCTAA
- a CDS encoding galactoside ABC transporter permease, translating to MKDTPENSTQYTFSQEQITQADTAKLLDEDAVLAEYTERLDALRKNGVNKVSALAQEIAAVRKNKLISAEEKNTRIAAYRKQIEEAKTVAARYKDEEKELTHKAIQRVNALSDAFEQEVKKNENAKAARYKQEYAEKVQSITEAAEKKKQEITAAFAGKNSEEERREVQQELTAAHNAFKSALFDAKNQYEAALGKCKTAKHQVYVDRVQKNIHLRNSKTNFAEDFKLGLKDYAYKFTPAQFFLANGLYIAIAIFFVVCIIVAPLSGSGNLLTISNILTILEQSSVRMFYALGVAGLILLAGTDLSVGRMVAMGAVVTGLILHPGTNIVTFFGMGPWDFTALAMPVRVVLSLGISIILCVIFSAFAGFFSAWLKIHPFISTLATQLIIYGLLFFGTSGTPVGSIDAGIKDFFGGRWVLGVVGGELVTFPKLIIPAVIAIAIAWFIWNKTVLGKNMYAVGGNAEAASVSGISVFKVTMSVFIMAGIFYGFGAFFEAFKANASAGTGQGYELDAIAACVVGGISFNGGIGKLEGAVLGVIIFTGLTYCLTFLGIDTNLQFVFKGFIIIAAVALDSVKYLKKK from the coding sequence ATGAAAGATACACCCGAAAATAGTACACAGTACACGTTCTCGCAGGAACAAATTACGCAGGCGGATACGGCAAAGCTCTTGGATGAGGATGCCGTTCTTGCCGAGTATACGGAGCGGCTTGATGCATTGCGAAAAAACGGAGTGAACAAAGTTTCCGCACTGGCGCAGGAGATTGCCGCCGTACGCAAAAATAAATTGATAAGCGCCGAGGAAAAAAACACCCGGATTGCAGCGTATCGCAAGCAGATTGAAGAGGCTAAGACCGTTGCGGCGCGGTATAAGGATGAAGAAAAAGAACTGACGCATAAAGCGATACAGCGGGTGAATGCGCTTTCCGACGCTTTTGAGCAGGAAGTAAAAAAGAATGAAAATGCAAAGGCGGCGCGGTATAAGCAGGAATACGCGGAGAAGGTACAGAGCATTACGGAGGCGGCGGAGAAAAAGAAGCAAGAGATTACCGCCGCTTTTGCAGGGAAAAACTCCGAGGAAGAACGGCGGGAAGTACAGCAGGAACTGACCGCTGCACACAATGCGTTTAAGTCCGCGCTTTTCGATGCGAAAAATCAGTATGAGGCAGCGCTCGGAAAGTGTAAAACGGCAAAACATCAGGTGTATGTCGATCGGGTACAGAAAAATATCCATTTGCGCAACAGTAAAACCAATTTTGCCGAGGATTTTAAACTCGGCTTAAAAGATTACGCTTATAAGTTTACCCCCGCGCAGTTCTTTTTGGCAAACGGATTGTACATTGCGATTGCAATCTTCTTTGTGGTGTGTATTATCGTTGCTCCGCTGTCGGGAAGCGGAAATTTATTGACAATTTCCAATATCCTGACGATTTTGGAGCAATCTTCGGTGCGTATGTTCTACGCGCTGGGCGTTGCGGGGCTTATCCTGCTTGCCGGTACGGACTTGAGTGTCGGCCGTATGGTCGCGATGGGCGCGGTGGTTACCGGCTTAATTCTCCATCCGGGAACGAATATCGTAACATTCTTCGGTATGGGGCCGTGGGATTTTACCGCGCTGGCGATGCCGGTACGGGTAGTGCTTTCGCTTGGAATTTCCATCATCCTCTGTGTGATATTCAGCGCTTTTGCAGGCTTCTTTTCAGCGTGGCTGAAAATTCACCCCTTTATTTCGACGCTCGCGACTCAGCTGATTATCTACGGTCTCTTGTTCTTCGGGACGAGCGGTACGCCGGTCGGTTCCATCGACGCCGGTATTAAGGACTTTTTCGGCGGCCGGTGGGTGCTCGGCGTTGTAGGCGGCGAATTGGTAACCTTCCCCAAGCTGATTATCCCTGCGGTTATCGCGATTGCGATTGCGTGGTTTATCTGGAATAAGACCGTACTCGGCAAGAATATGTACGCGGTCGGCGGCAATGCCGAAGCCGCAAGCGTGAGCGGTATTAGCGTATTCAAAGTAACGATGAGCGTGTTTATTATGGCGGGGATTTTCTACGGCTTCGGAGCTTTCTTCGAGGCGTTTAAGGCGAATGCGAGCGCAGGTACCGGACAGGGGTATGAGCTGGACGCGATTGCGGCCTGCGTAGTCGGCGGTATTTCGTTTAACGGCGGTATCGGCAAGCTGGAAGGCGCGGTGCTCGGCGTTATCATCTTTACCGGTTTAACGTACTGCCTAACCTTCCTTGGCATCGACACCAACTTACAGTTCGTGTTTAAAGGCTTTATCATCATCGCCGCCGTCGCCCTCGACAGCGTGAAGTATTTGAAGAAGAAGTAA
- a CDS encoding sugar ABC transporter ATP-binding protein, producing MEDTVLEIKNLSKSFAKNKVLENISLTVKRGAVVGLMGENGAGKSTMMKCLFGIYAKDEGRFFLENKLIDFKSPKDALENGVAMVHQELNQCLDRTVMDNLFLGRYPVRFGAVNEVKMQKDADALFASLKMNVNARTIMRTMSVSQRQMVEIAKAVSYNAKVIVLDEPTSSLTEPEVIKLFSIVRSLSKKGVSFVYISHKMDEIFQICSEVAVLRDGRLTLAKNINDTNMNELISAMVGRSLEKRFPDVDNEVGEDYFEVRNITTRYEPQLKDISFTVKKGEIFGLYGLVGAGRSELLESIFGLRTIASGEMLLDGKKLHFSNAKDAMDYNFALVTEERKFNGMFGKATIKFNTVIANIETYKTFGVLSNRKMQEAADREIKTMHTKCVSADELISALSGGNQQKVIIGKWLERQPDILLLDEPTRGIDVGAKYEIYQLIINMAKAGKTIIVVSSEMPEILGITNRIAVMSNYRLAGIVDTATTDQEALLRLSARYL from the coding sequence ATGGAAGACACGGTACTTGAAATTAAAAATCTTTCAAAGTCTTTTGCTAAAAACAAAGTATTGGAAAATATCAGTTTGACGGTGAAAAGAGGGGCGGTTGTCGGACTGATGGGTGAAAACGGCGCCGGAAAATCGACGATGATGAAGTGTCTGTTTGGGATTTATGCGAAGGACGAAGGACGCTTTTTCCTTGAGAATAAATTGATCGATTTTAAGTCTCCCAAGGATGCGCTGGAAAACGGTGTGGCGATGGTGCATCAAGAGCTGAACCAATGCCTTGACCGTACTGTGATGGATAATCTCTTTTTAGGAAGGTATCCTGTGCGGTTCGGTGCGGTGAATGAAGTGAAGATGCAAAAGGATGCGGATGCGCTGTTTGCGTCTCTTAAAATGAATGTGAATGCACGCACGATTATGCGTACGATGTCCGTTTCGCAGCGGCAGATGGTAGAGATTGCGAAGGCTGTTTCGTATAACGCGAAGGTTATCGTGCTGGATGAGCCGACGTCTTCTTTGACGGAACCGGAAGTTATTAAACTGTTTTCTATTGTACGGTCGTTAAGCAAGAAGGGCGTATCGTTTGTATATATCTCTCATAAAATGGATGAGATTTTTCAGATATGCAGCGAGGTGGCGGTACTGCGCGACGGACGGCTGACGCTGGCAAAGAATATCAATGACACGAATATGAATGAATTGATTTCGGCGATGGTCGGACGTTCGTTGGAAAAGCGCTTCCCCGATGTGGATAATGAGGTTGGGGAGGATTATTTTGAGGTGCGGAATATTACAACCCGCTATGAACCTCAGCTAAAGGATATTTCTTTTACGGTAAAAAAGGGAGAAATTTTCGGGCTGTACGGGCTGGTCGGCGCGGGGCGGAGCGAGCTTTTAGAAAGCATCTTCGGTCTTCGCACTATTGCATCGGGCGAGATGCTCTTGGACGGTAAGAAGCTCCATTTTTCCAATGCGAAGGATGCAATGGACTATAACTTTGCGCTGGTAACCGAGGAGCGGAAGTTCAACGGGATGTTCGGTAAAGCTACCATTAAATTTAATACCGTTATTGCGAACATTGAAACCTATAAAACATTCGGCGTGCTGTCAAACCGCAAAATGCAGGAGGCTGCCGACCGTGAAATAAAGACGATGCACACAAAGTGTGTTTCTGCGGATGAGCTGATTAGCGCGTTGAGCGGAGGGAATCAGCAGAAGGTGATTATCGGCAAATGGCTTGAACGCCAGCCCGACATTCTTTTGCTGGATGAACCGACCCGCGGTATCGACGTCGGGGCGAAGTACGAAATTTATCAGCTTATTATCAATATGGCGAAAGCGGGAAAGACGATTATCGTTGTTTCGAGTGAGATGCCGGAAATTTTAGGCATTACCAACCGCATTGCCGTTATGTCGAACTACCGCCTTGCCGGTATTGTCGATACCGCTACCACCGATCAGGAAGCGCTGCTGCGGCTTTCCGCTCGGTACTTATAA
- a CDS encoding substrate-binding domain-containing protein — protein MNYVSKVSHKVVLAVLACSLLVLASCGGKSTATLNKDKPLVFFNRQPSDPTTGAIDMTTMNWNDKTYYVGFDAAGGGAVQGELIMNFLAKADASIDRNGDGVLGYVLCIGDVGHNDSKARTEGIRRALGTWAGSTDPGVVQAGSLTIAGKTLKVVELEGKAMTGTDGSTWNANAATEAMGGWATKFADQIDMVVSNNDGMAMGCLQASNYPAGVPIFGYDANADAIEAIGNGKLSGTVSQNVDAQATATLQVLRNLLDGLTGEDVYTKGISVADKYGNKITAPVQYWADVKAVMAENSGVNAENWQNYSGGSRDMGIKQTQADKKKVLLTIYNSADNFLSSSYVPALKYYAPLLNIDLTIVQGDGQNESSCLDRFTNLNNFDAFAVNMVKTNSGADYTGKLKY, from the coding sequence ATGAACTATGTTTCAAAAGTATCTCACAAAGTTGTATTGGCTGTACTGGCGTGCAGCCTCTTGGTTCTTGCAAGCTGCGGCGGGAAAAGCACCGCGACGCTCAACAAGGATAAGCCGCTCGTATTCTTTAACCGGCAGCCGTCCGATCCGACGACCGGTGCAATCGACATGACAACGATGAACTGGAACGACAAGACCTACTATGTCGGTTTTGACGCTGCAGGCGGCGGAGCCGTTCAAGGGGAACTGATTATGAACTTCCTTGCAAAGGCTGACGCTTCGATCGACCGCAACGGCGACGGTGTTTTGGGCTATGTACTGTGCATCGGCGACGTCGGACATAACGATTCCAAGGCGAGAACGGAAGGTATTAGACGGGCACTCGGTACGTGGGCAGGTTCCACCGATCCGGGAGTAGTTCAGGCAGGTTCTCTCACCATCGCAGGAAAAACCTTAAAGGTCGTAGAGCTTGAAGGAAAGGCGATGACCGGAACCGACGGTTCTACATGGAATGCAAACGCTGCAACCGAAGCAATGGGCGGCTGGGCAACCAAATTTGCAGACCAGATCGACATGGTTGTTTCCAACAACGACGGTATGGCAATGGGCTGTTTACAGGCTTCAAACTACCCGGCAGGCGTTCCGATTTTCGGTTATGATGCAAACGCAGACGCGATCGAAGCAATCGGAAACGGCAAACTTTCGGGAACCGTTTCTCAGAACGTGGATGCGCAGGCAACTGCAACATTGCAGGTATTGCGCAACTTGCTCGACGGTTTAACCGGAGAGGACGTATACACCAAGGGTATCTCCGTCGCCGATAAATACGGCAATAAGATCACCGCGCCCGTACAGTATTGGGCAGACGTAAAGGCCGTTATGGCGGAAAACTCAGGCGTAAATGCCGAAAACTGGCAGAACTACTCCGGCGGCAGCCGTGACATGGGCATCAAGCAGACACAGGCAGATAAGAAAAAGGTATTATTGACAATCTACAACTCTGCCGATAACTTCCTTTCTTCTTCGTATGTTCCGGCACTGAAATACTACGCTCCGCTTTTGAACATCGATCTGACAATCGTACAGGGCGACGGACAAAACGAATCCAGCTGCTTGGATCGCTTTACCAACCTGAACAACTTTGACGCATTCGCCGTCAATATGGTAAAGACCAACTCCGGCGCAGACTACACCGGCAAGCTGAAGTACTAA